In Stieleria varia, one genomic interval encodes:
- a CDS encoding sulfatase family protein, whose protein sequence is MPDKRPNILWYCTDQQRFDTIGALGNPHVVTPTLDQLVADGVAFTRAYCQSPICTPSRSSFMTGMYPSRVHNTRNGNESFPDYPPVITKLIADSGYDCGLVGKFHLQSAGYRTEPRIDDGFSYWEFSHAPRDDWSSGHDYAEWVRAQGADLNAMRETSERVPTEYHQTTWASECAIDFIESHRDRSQPWLLNLNIYDPHPPFIPPKSYADRFDASQMPGPHFRDSDLIQQRKLASLDFQDELRTPEEHNAFQVQAWYYAMIAQIDDQFARILQTLEATGQRDNTVILFTSDHGESLGDHGLMYKGCRFYEGLVRIPLIFSWPGQFQKSLRCDALVELLDMTSTLMQLCGLDCPEYMQGKSLLPILTGHSDGSDHRQFVRSEYFDALDPHFTGGSGTFGTMYRTDRYKLCMYHDKQLGELYDMEHDPWEFDDLWDSAEHQSIKSQLIREAFDAHVVLTTDMGSRRIAPM, encoded by the coding sequence ATGCCTGACAAACGCCCCAACATTCTCTGGTACTGCACCGACCAGCAACGCTTTGACACCATCGGCGCACTTGGAAACCCACATGTGGTGACGCCGACGCTGGATCAGTTGGTCGCCGATGGCGTCGCGTTCACGCGAGCGTACTGCCAAAGCCCGATTTGCACGCCCAGTCGATCGAGTTTCATGACGGGCATGTATCCCTCGCGCGTCCACAACACACGAAACGGAAACGAATCCTTTCCCGATTATCCGCCGGTGATCACCAAGCTGATTGCCGATTCAGGCTACGATTGCGGACTCGTCGGCAAGTTTCATTTGCAGAGCGCGGGCTATCGAACCGAACCACGCATCGATGATGGTTTTTCCTATTGGGAATTCAGCCACGCGCCGCGAGACGACTGGTCCAGTGGGCACGACTACGCGGAATGGGTTCGAGCCCAGGGTGCGGATCTCAACGCGATGCGAGAGACGTCTGAGCGTGTGCCCACGGAATATCATCAGACGACTTGGGCCAGCGAGTGCGCGATCGATTTCATCGAGTCACACCGTGATCGATCACAGCCGTGGTTGTTGAACTTGAACATCTACGACCCACACCCGCCCTTCATTCCGCCCAAGAGTTACGCGGATCGTTTTGATGCATCGCAGATGCCCGGACCGCACTTCCGCGACTCCGACCTGATTCAGCAGCGGAAACTCGCGTCGCTGGATTTTCAGGACGAGTTGCGAACGCCGGAGGAGCACAACGCGTTTCAAGTTCAAGCTTGGTATTACGCGATGATCGCTCAGATTGATGATCAGTTTGCTCGGATCTTGCAGACGTTGGAGGCGACCGGGCAACGTGACAATACCGTGATTCTATTCACCAGCGATCACGGTGAATCTTTGGGTGACCACGGACTGATGTACAAGGGATGCCGATTCTACGAAGGCCTGGTTCGCATCCCGCTGATTTTCTCATGGCCGGGACAATTCCAAAAATCGCTTCGGTGTGATGCTTTGGTGGAGTTGCTGGACATGACGTCGACATTGATGCAGCTTTGCGGACTGGATTGCCCTGAGTACATGCAGGGCAAAAGCCTACTGCCGATCTTGACCGGCCACTCCGACGGCTCTGATCACCGCCAGTTCGTCCGCAGTGAGTATTTTGATGCACTCGACCCGCATTTCACCGGTGGGTCAGGAACGTTTGGCACGATGTATCGCACGGATCGCTACAAGTTGTGCATGTACCACGACAAGCAACTCGGGGAGCTGTACGACATGGAGCACGACCCGTGGGAGTTTGACGACCTCTGGGACAGCGCCGAGCATCAGTCGATCAAAAGCCAACTGATCCGCGAAGCCTTTGACGCCCACGTCGTGCTGACCACCGACATGGGGTCGCGACGCATTGCACCGATGTGA
- a CDS encoding tripartite tricarboxylate transporter substrate-binding protein, whose protein sequence is MGRRVITCSSWLCILFLFVSVAPTGCDSTNQSSNAFPNRPIKLIVPFAAGGGSDTFGRIIQNAIQENNLLDQPLVIVNVPGAGGTIGSRRVKNALPDGYTLLLLHEGMMTAQHSGGATYGPEAFTPIAGTGDATQVIAVAGGSSFQTLSELMQAAKQTPDSLIFAANMGAPSHFAGLMLESEAPGGKFRFTQSGGGAKRFAALQGGHVDVSAFSIAEYVQFQESGLRALALLGESRHPDLPELPTAAEQGFDVVSQNMQFWWAPLGTPPARVAFLADAIESAMKTPAVRQRLAEMKLSDVTLRGDALLAEIKQRESRIAEVATSQPVPLPDFPRIMIVAVITLALLAGFRAYVRKRSSDATSGQTVAVDSGEEFEPTRRPIVVATIAVSTLMYLLALHFGWGGFILATAAYTSVVSGMLARESFARQRLSLVNAVWTIAMVAFVMSVGMHFLFTRVLVVDLP, encoded by the coding sequence GTCATCACGTGTTCATCGTGGCTATGCATCCTGTTTCTATTTGTCAGCGTCGCACCGACAGGATGCGATTCCACGAATCAGTCGAGCAACGCGTTTCCCAATCGCCCCATCAAGCTGATTGTTCCCTTCGCCGCTGGCGGAGGAAGCGATACTTTTGGTCGCATCATTCAGAATGCGATCCAAGAGAACAACTTGCTCGACCAACCATTGGTCATCGTCAACGTTCCTGGAGCAGGGGGAACGATCGGCAGCCGGCGAGTCAAAAACGCGTTACCCGATGGCTACACACTGCTGTTGTTGCACGAGGGGATGATGACAGCGCAGCATTCCGGCGGCGCGACGTACGGCCCCGAAGCATTCACGCCCATCGCGGGAACCGGCGACGCGACCCAGGTGATCGCAGTTGCGGGCGGTTCCTCGTTTCAGACTCTTTCTGAATTGATGCAGGCGGCCAAGCAGACTCCGGATTCATTGATCTTTGCGGCCAACATGGGGGCACCCAGTCATTTCGCAGGTTTGATGTTGGAATCGGAGGCGCCAGGGGGAAAGTTTCGTTTCACACAAAGCGGTGGCGGGGCGAAGCGGTTTGCGGCATTGCAAGGTGGCCACGTCGATGTCAGCGCGTTCTCGATCGCTGAGTACGTTCAGTTCCAGGAAAGTGGCCTGCGAGCCCTGGCGCTGTTGGGAGAGTCTCGTCATCCCGACCTGCCCGAGTTGCCCACCGCCGCAGAGCAGGGATTCGATGTGGTCAGCCAAAACATGCAATTCTGGTGGGCGCCACTGGGGACCCCGCCGGCTCGCGTCGCGTTTCTGGCCGATGCGATTGAATCGGCGATGAAGACACCGGCGGTACGGCAACGGTTGGCCGAAATGAAACTCTCTGACGTGACCCTGCGTGGGGATGCGTTACTGGCAGAAATCAAGCAACGAGAGAGTCGCATCGCAGAGGTCGCCACCTCCCAGCCAGTTCCGCTGCCAGACTTTCCCCGCATCATGATTGTCGCTGTCATCACTCTGGCGCTGTTGGCCGGTTTTCGTGCGTACGTTCGAAAGCGATCATCGGACGCAACGAGTGGCCAAACGGTTGCGGTTGATTCGGGAGAAGAGTTCGAGCCGACCAGGCGACCGATCGTCGTGGCAACCATCGCTGTCTCGACGCTGATGTACCTGCTGGCGTTGCATTTCGGATGGGGCGGTTTCATTTTGGCGACCGCTGCCTACACGTCGGTTGTATCGGGCATGCTGGCGAGAGAGTCGTTTGCGAGACAGAGGCTTTCTCTGGTCAACGCCGTCTGGACGATCGCCATGGTCGCTTTCGTGATGAGCGTGGGAATGCATTTTTTATTCACACGTGTGCTGGTGGTGGACTTGCCATGA
- a CDS encoding tripartite tricarboxylate transporter permease codes for MLTDLGIAVSLLLSPTALMLAALGCLLGIVVGAIPGLTGAMLIALALPMTYSIRSEYALVLLIAMYVGSVSGGLVTATLLRMPGTPASMMTTLDGYPMARRGQSGRALALGIGSSFVGGMVSWFFLLCLAGPMAVWSLSFGPFEFFALVVVAMVLITSVGGKSISLGLLSGAVGVLLAMPGALPATGTPRLTFGFAEMDDGFKLLPVLIGLFAVNQVIRQIWQADPPAERIAELVTDDEGDSQVIDSDRLDFRSPDIVRHGWNLLRSSLIGTWIGILPGIGANVGSVIAYSAAKRASSEPEAFGHGSEEGIVASETANNATIGGALIPLVAMGIPGSVIDAILLGALVIHGLQPGPMLLQSDPLAVQTIVGTMLIANLMTLGFLLVGVRLMVKAASVPNHILMPIVMVFCVIGSYALANRMFDVWVMLAFGVLGYAMERWRIPLAPLVIGFVLGPIGEEHLSEGLMQSGGSLMPMITRPISLILCVVAAAMLGWTLRARFQKTQSLSADNSPADSTDA; via the coding sequence TTGTTGACTGATCTCGGTATTGCCGTCTCTTTGCTGCTTTCGCCGACGGCATTGATGCTCGCTGCGCTGGGTTGCCTGCTGGGCATTGTGGTTGGTGCGATCCCAGGACTGACCGGCGCGATGCTGATCGCATTGGCGCTGCCGATGACGTACTCGATTCGCAGCGAGTATGCATTGGTGTTGTTGATCGCCATGTATGTCGGCTCGGTGAGCGGCGGTCTGGTGACAGCGACGTTGTTGCGTATGCCTGGTACGCCCGCGTCGATGATGACGACACTGGATGGTTATCCGATGGCTCGGCGAGGACAATCGGGGCGCGCGCTTGCGTTGGGGATCGGTAGTTCATTCGTCGGCGGCATGGTTTCGTGGTTCTTTCTGTTGTGTTTGGCTGGGCCGATGGCGGTTTGGTCGCTGTCGTTCGGGCCGTTCGAGTTCTTTGCGTTGGTGGTCGTCGCGATGGTGTTGATCACGTCGGTCGGGGGTAAGTCCATCAGCTTGGGGCTGTTGTCGGGTGCCGTCGGAGTGCTGTTGGCGATGCCCGGCGCGTTGCCAGCCACAGGGACACCACGATTGACGTTCGGCTTTGCCGAGATGGACGATGGATTCAAGCTGCTGCCTGTCTTGATCGGGCTGTTTGCGGTCAATCAAGTGATTCGTCAGATCTGGCAAGCAGACCCGCCCGCCGAACGGATCGCCGAGTTGGTCACCGATGACGAGGGAGATTCACAAGTCATCGATTCTGATCGCTTGGATTTTCGTTCTCCTGACATCGTTCGTCACGGTTGGAACCTACTGCGTTCTTCGCTCATTGGGACTTGGATCGGGATCCTGCCGGGAATCGGTGCCAACGTCGGCAGCGTGATCGCGTATTCCGCCGCCAAACGTGCCTCCAGTGAGCCCGAAGCCTTTGGGCATGGCAGCGAAGAAGGCATCGTGGCTTCGGAGACAGCCAACAACGCGACGATCGGAGGTGCGCTGATTCCCCTGGTGGCGATGGGGATTCCCGGCAGCGTGATCGACGCGATCTTGCTGGGCGCGCTCGTGATTCATGGGCTGCAGCCCGGACCGATGTTGCTGCAAAGTGATCCGCTGGCGGTCCAAACGATCGTCGGTACGATGTTGATTGCCAATCTGATGACGCTCGGATTCTTGTTGGTCGGTGTTCGCCTGATGGTCAAGGCAGCCAGTGTACCGAACCACATTCTGATGCCCATCGTGATGGTGTTCTGCGTGATCGGATCGTATGCTCTGGCCAACCGCATGTTTGATGTTTGGGTGATGCTGGCGTTCGGCGTCCTGGGTTACGCGATGGAGCGATGGCGGATACCGCTCGCACCCCTGGTGATCGGTTTCGTGCTGGGGCCGATCGGAGAAGAACACTTGTCCGAAGGACTGATGCAGAGCGGTGGCAGTTTGATGCCGATGATCACTCGCCCGATTTCCTTGATCCTATGTGTCGTTGCCGCGGCCATGCTCGGCTGGACATTGCGTGCTCGATTTCAGAAAACCCAATCACTCTCGGCCGACAATTCACCTGCTGATTCAACCGATGCCTGA